In Mobula hypostoma chromosome 18, sMobHyp1.1, whole genome shotgun sequence, one genomic interval encodes:
- the LOC134358479 gene encoding uncharacterized protein LOC134358479 has protein sequence MIMAVIQKADETAMDYAERKYRVYEEYSGLDNPGRDDQVFLKMLKEGLSSAHQEVLDLGITVGSTYSAIVSWASEIDRRKGKRNRTVGIVDAAAVMSRRVCSACRQPGHPAKDCWTRYKAVKELICYSCGLSGHGWRQCPKGRGKTQAKVTADTQSLTPSATSMTVDQIKELVTAPLRAEKNVAVGSTASAGDLRMYTTALLGGRQCNMLVDTGASVSITDLPLPTTGQASYIRGVGGKTVKAERSEKQILEIGEYSFQCISVYVQIMRARSLE, from the coding sequence atgataatggcagtgattcaaaaagctgacgagacagccatggattatgcagaacgtaaatacCGAGTGTacgaggagtattcagggttggataatccagggagggatgaccaagtcttcctgaaaatgctgaaggaaggcctgagctcagcccaccaggaagttttagatttaggcataacggtGGGGTCCACCTACTCTGCGATagtttcatgggccagtgagatagaccgaagaaaaggcaagagaaatcgtacagtgggtatagtggatgcagctgctgtgatgtcccggagAGTTTGTTCTGCTTGCCGGCAGCCAGGGCACCCAGCAAAGGACTGCTGGACCAGGTATAAGgcagtgaaggagttgatatgctacagctgtggcctatcaggacatggctggagacagtgtccaaaagggagggggaaaacccaggcgaaggtcacagcagacacccagtcactcaccccatcagcaaccagTATGACTGTCGATCAGATCAAAGAGTTAGTAACGGCGCCTCTTAGGGCAGAAAAAAATGTGGCAGTGGGCTCCACTGCCAGCGCTGGTGACCTGCGGATGTACACAACAGCATTGTTAGGAggacggcaatgcaatatgttagtggacacaggggcatcggtatcgataacagacttacccttaccaacaaccggacaggccagttatatcaggggtgtaggagggaaaacagtgaaagcagaaagaagcgagaagcaaatactagaaatcggggagtacagcttccagtgtatttctgtgtatgtccaaataatgagggcacgatccttggaatag